The following coding sequences lie in one Aspergillus puulaauensis MK2 DNA, chromosome 3, nearly complete sequence genomic window:
- a CDS encoding Zn(II)2Cys6 transcription factor (COG:K;~EggNog:ENOG410PHUR;~InterPro:IPR036864,IPR007219,IPR001138;~PFAM:PF00172,PF04082;~TransMembrane:1 (i469-488o);~go_function: GO:0000981 - DNA-binding transcription factor activity, RNA polymerase II-specific [Evidence IEA];~go_function: GO:0003677 - DNA binding [Evidence IEA];~go_function: GO:0008270 - zinc ion binding [Evidence IEA];~go_process: GO:0006351 - transcription, DNA-templated [Evidence IEA];~go_process: GO:0006355 - regulation of transcription, DNA-templated [Evidence IEA]), translating into MSSDPDRKPACTVCRQRKVACDRRRPRCGLCAKSGFECGYTPREHRPGLRAGYVAQLEKRLETLEKRMDEVVSRLSPEPSEVPVSNGAALLDDQPMNQAIEPRSQNGTLLDVSLDNSHDTESSSPRWLEGLEFELRSVWLQQYQSWFPILHHTSVGNVLLDDRPEQRLVAKAIRAVCVLDVGGMPWEQRLAWSQKIREEVILECLTSTTLRSVQALLILAMLFWGEGKWSEYGNLIAMCRRMSQQLEVSAGAGGPRYSLGSTETFAINPDIDYEERLRTCWMIEILDSVFALNVGSHVSSSSTSPARLPCSDGSWASQVSGEAGTRIENLEFSSGFAMCIHLCTVELEAVHRFQQASRESNSTPGNPDWQTTAQRLDERLTIWREEFVAAVFRLINAVSHEDSRGEMEPFIVLTNCLLNMGVISLLQSQSSLPQGVQSDSDSWPYANHRCMYACENMAAKIRRMEEDKLRYCSPLLVLAIFVAARFYIVHTKCLQADVSVNLHSLAYSLHICSHRWPLAKMFEAVIRTAVAEHRTPVLESALPVEFYDLRHQVIDICPLLQRWMENSWIPVPGAI; encoded by the exons ATGTCCTCTGACCCCGACCGGAAACCGGC GTGTACCGTATGCCGCCAGCGCAAAGTCGCGTGCGATCGTCGAAGGCCGCGATGTGGGCTCTGTGCGAAGAGCGGATTTGAATGCGGGTATACACCCCGCGAGCACCGGCCAGGTTTACGAGCTGGATATGTGGCCCAGCTGGAAAAGCGGCTAG AAACGCTGGAAAAGAGGATGGACGAGGTTGTGAGCCGACTGTCCCCTGAGCCGTCAGAAGTCCCTGTGAGCAATGGAGCGGCTTTGTTGGATGACCAGCCGATGAATCAAGCGATTGAACCTCGGTCTCAAAATGGGACCCTGTTGGATGTGTCCCTGGATAATAGCCACGACACAGAATCATCGTCACCCCGATGGCTCGAAGGTCTAGAGTTTGAACTGCGGTCGGTGTGGCTTCAGCAATACCAATCATGGTTTCCAATCCTGCATCATACATCGGTCGGCAATGTTCTGTTGGACGACCGTCCCGAGCAGCGCCTGGTTGCGAAAGCGATCAGGGCTGTGTGTGTACTCGATGTGGGTGGAATGCCGTGGGAGCAGAGGCTGGCATGGTCGCAAAAGATCCGGGAGGAGGTGATTCTTGAGTGCCTGACATCAACGACTCTACGATCCGTCCAAGCATTGCTCATTTTAGCGATGCTCTTTTGGGGTGAAGGCAAGTGGAGCGAATACGGAAACCTGATCGCCATGTGCAGGAG AATGTCTCAGCAGCTTGAGGTGTcagcaggagctggaggaccGCGTTATTCTTTAGGCTCTACTGAAACCTTCGCAATCAACCCAGATATTGACTATGAAGAACGCTTGCGCACATGCTGGATGATCGAGATACTTGACAGTGTATTTGCTTTAAACGTGGGGAGCCATgtctcgtcttcgtccaccTCGCCAGCTAGGCTTCCATGCAGTGATGGAAGCTGGGCTAGTCAAGTCTCGGGAGAAGCAGGAACACGTATTGAAAATCTCGAATTCTCGTCTGGGTTCGCAATGTGCATCCATCTATGTACCGTTGAGCTCGAGGCGGTGCATCGATTCCAGCAAGCTTCACGAGAATCAAATAGCACGCCGGGAAATCCGGACTGGCAAACCACAGCACAGCGGCTGGATGAGCGGCTCACAATATGGCGGGAAGAATTTGTAGCGGCCGTGTTCCGCTTAATCAACGCTGTATCCCACGAGGATTCGCGTGGCGAAATGGAACCCTTTATTGTCTTGACAAATTGCCTGCTGAATAT GGGTGTCATTTCACTGCTACAATCGCAGTCATCGCTCCCTCAAGGGGTTCAGTCCGATTCGGACTCT TGGCCATATGCCAACCACCGCTGTATGTACGCATGCGAGAACATGGCCGCCAAGATCCGTCGCATGGAAGAAGACAAATTGAGATACTGCAGCCCGTTGCTAGTTCTTGCCATATTCGTCGCAGCTAGGTTCTACATCG TGCATACCAAGTGCCTTCAAGCAGATGTCTCGGTGAACCTCCATTCCCTGGCATACAGCTTGCATATCTGTAGCCATCGCTGGCCGCTGGCGAAGATGTTCGAAGCTGTAATTCGGACTGCTGTAGCCGAACACCGGACACCCGTACTTGAGTCGGCGCTACCGGTGGAGTTTTATGATCTCCGACATCAAGTCATCGACATTTGCCCTTTGCTACAGCGGTGGATGGAGAACTCGTGGATTCCCGTTCCTGGCGCGATATAG
- a CDS encoding uncharacterized protein (COG:G;~EggNog:ENOG410QE0H;~InterPro:IPR036259;~TransMembrane:2 (i62-79o99-117i)), which translates to MAVQGRESNSQSCTPGPKDSTNAEAAQHVELVKSDGACKTDIDKFGSYDKIDPLEIKLVRKLDMWIMPTLWVMYFLNFLDRNAMVNGKLDTLSEDLGLVGSQYNTCVSILFVGYLGGQVPSNMLLSRVRPSWYMAGMHNGVTVTEKWWANPDMQDS; encoded by the exons ATGGCAGTGCAAGGTCGTGAGAGTAACAGCCAATCCTGTACACCGGGCCCCAAAGACTCCACTAACGCTGAAGCTGCGCAACATGTGGAACTGGTCAAGTCGGACGGCGCCTGCAAAACTGATATTGATAAGTTTGGATCATACGACAAAATCGACCCCCTCGAGATCAAGCTTGTAAGAAAGCTTGATATGTGGATTATG CCGACGCTCTGGGTCATGTATTTTCTGAACTTCCTCGACCGCAACGCAATGGTCAACGGAAAACTAGATACACTGTCTGAGGATCTTGGCCTGGTGGGCTCCCAGTACAATACTTGCGTCTCAATCCTGTTCGTGGGCTATCTCGGCGGCCAAGTCCCTTCCAACATGCTTTTGAGTCGGGTACGGCCCTCTTGGTATATGGCAGGTATGCACAATGGTGTCACGGTCACTGAGAAGTGGTGGGCTAATCCAGACATGCAGGATTCATGA
- a CDS encoding isocitrate/isopropylmalate dehydrogenase family protein (COG:E;~EggNog:ENOG410PMDY;~InterPro:IPR019818,IPR024084,IPR004429;~PFAM:PF00180;~go_function: GO:0000287 - magnesium ion binding [Evidence IEA];~go_function: GO:0003862 - 3-isopropylmalate dehydrogenase activity [Evidence IEA];~go_function: GO:0016616 - oxidoreductase activity, acting on the CH-OH group of donors, NAD or NADP as acceptor [Evidence IEA];~go_function: GO:0051287 - NAD binding [Evidence IEA];~go_process: GO:0009098 - leucine biosynthetic process [Evidence IEA];~go_process: GO:0055114 - oxidation-reduction process [Evidence IEA]) — MTNPEFSILVIAGDGIGPEVCDEAVAVLEAITSLPNSRAKFTFIHRPFGGASIDQHGVSVTDETLSQGKTADAILMGSVGGPKWDGKRRGFEGPEGATLRLRQVTDVYANIRPCEYVEGGQTPLKEELVRGAKFIVLRENTGGAFYGPKTEEPEYASDLWAYKKGEIQRIARMAAHLALSDAVPRKRVTSCDKDNVLATSRLWRRVVEETITDEFPGVELVHQLADSATTLMMMRPTAFNGVVVADNTFGDILSDLAGVIPGTLGVLPSACLADLPCRQWGDKPTKGFYEPVHGSAPDIAGLGIANPIGAILSAALLLRYSFAMETEARAIEDAVGQTLSSGVKTKDMKGTASTKEVGEAVRARLTAILGDVNGA, encoded by the coding sequence ATGACAAACCCCGAATTCTCAATCCTCGTTATAGCCGGCGACGGCATCGGCCCTGAAGTCTGCGATGAAGCCGTCGCCGTGCTCGAAGCGATAACCTCGCTGCCCAACAGTCGAGCCAAATTCACCTTCATCCACCGCCCCTTCGGCGGCGCCTCAATCGACCAACACGGCGTCTCGGTAACAGACGAAACACTGTCGCAGGGGAAAACAGCCGACGCCATCCTCATGGGATCCGTCGGGGGTCCCAAATGGGATGGCAAACGACGCGGCTTCGAGGGCCCCGAAGGCGCGACTCTCCGACTAAGACAGGTAACGGATGTCTATGCGAATATCCGACCGTGCGAGTACGTTGAAGGCGGGCAGACACCGCTcaaggaggagctggtcCGGGGCGCGAAGTTTATTGTCCTGAGGGAGAACACAGGGGGTGCATTCTACGGTCCCAAAACCGAGGAACCGGAGTACGCGTCTGATCTGTGGGCATATAAGAAGGGCGAGATCCAGCGCATTGCGCGCATGGCTGCGCATCTTGCCCTCTCTGACGCTGTCCCGCGGAAACGGGTAACAAGCTGCGATAAGGATAACGTTCTGGCGACTTCTCGTCTGTGGCGTAGAGTTGTGGAGGAGACTATCACGGATGAGTTTCCGGGGGTCGAGCTCGTGCATCAGTTGGCGGACAGCGCGACGAccctgatgatgatgcggCCGACGGCGTTCAATGGTGTTGTCGTCGCGGATAACACGTTTGGGGATATTCTCTCGGACCTGGCTGGTGTTATCCCTGGGACCCTGGGTGTGCTCCCCTCGGCCTGCTTGGCTGATCTGCCGTGCAGGCAATGGGGTGACAAGCCAACGAAGGGCTTCTATGAGCCGGTTCATGGGTCCGCGCCGGATATTGCTGGGCTGGGAATTGCGAACCCGATTGGGGCTATTCTCAGCGCCGCACTGTTACTGCGCTATAGCTTCGCGATGGAAACAGAGGCCCGCGCGATCGAGGACGCGGTTGGGCAGACTCTTAGCAGCGGAGTTAAGACCAAGGATATGAAGGGAACTGCATCTACAAAGGAGGTGGGAGAGGCTGTAAGGGCTAGATTGACTGCCATTCTGGGGGATGTTAACGGTGCTTAG
- a CDS encoding sugar porter family MFS transporter (COG:G;~EggNog:ENOG410PHVM;~InterPro:IPR005829,IPR005828,IPR003663,IPR036259, IPR020846;~PFAM:PF00083,PF07690;~TransMembrane:12 (i39-66o86-106i113-131o137-158i170-195o201-222i295-317o337-354i361-381o401-422i434-451o463-484i);~go_component: GO:0016020 - membrane [Evidence IEA];~go_component: GO:0016021 - integral component of membrane [Evidence IEA];~go_function: GO:0022857 - transmembrane transporter activity [Evidence IEA];~go_process: GO:0055085 - transmembrane transport [Evidence IEA]) translates to MRSIDINTSPDCKFPGYYKSDPVRYLMMKSYFECRGKSLLIWITVCCTSAMALFGYDQAVFSGIIVTKEFLDTMGNPDAGMQGTITSLYTVGCFFGAVSGSAFGSILGRKRAIILGTAVMMAGAILQITAFSVPHMIVGRLVTGLGNGLNTATTPVYQSETTEPKWRGKLVVLGLVVNVAGFSLANWVTFGLSYVEGSVNWRFPLALKLVFGIIILSTAPWLPESPRWLISKGRVDEADFVLARIQGEDTTPISPTVIAERNEILRAYRAETENKVSWGMLLRGQAKGPGTLRRFLLGLGTQIIVQLSGVNATSYYLPTVLSQSVGLGEKLSRLLTAVNSVHYIFFSYLGMMLIDKWGRRGAMLIGSSGCSVCYFLLMLLIRFNQYTDDSASSYRFGATSVTMIFLYYVFFGLGWQGTAWLYNTEINSLHMRMTGASASVAAQWAINYMVVQITPIGIQNLRWRFYLIWVFFNVFSIPTIYLLYPETANRRLEDIDTVFKEGLRFWVFRDKEATQPKRPARFVAMEQQGLEDARVEVKNDMAGGVEQIEIHRI, encoded by the exons ATGCGCTCCATTGATATAAATACCTCCCCGGATTGCAAGTTCCCAGGATATTACAAGTCAGACCCAGTGCGATatctgatgatgaagtcTTACTTTGAATGTAGAGGCAAAAGTCTCTTGATATGGATCACGGTTTGCTGTACCTCAGCAATGGCCCTATTTGGGTACGACCAAGCCGTTTTTA GTGGCATCATTGTTACAAAAGAATTCTTGGATACCATGGGCAACCCAGACGCGGGCATGCAAGGAACCATCACTTCGCTATATACGGTGGGATGCTTTTTCGGCGCAGTATCGGGCTCCGCATTTGGGTCAATACTCGGCCGCAAACGCGCCATCATTCTCGGAACAGCGGTCATGATGGCAGGAGCAATTCTGCAAATCACGGCGTTCAGTGTACCACATATGATCGTCGGGCGCCTAGTGACGGGTCTCGGGAACGGCCTGAATACTGCTACAACCCCAGTGTACCAGAGCGAGACAACGGAGCCCAAGTGGCGAGGGAAActggtcgtcctcggccTCGTGGTCAACGTTGCTGGGTTCAGCCTGGCCAACTGGGTGACCTTTGGGCTCTCCTACGTGGAGGGTAGTGTCAACTGGCGATTTCCACTTGCACTGAAGCTGGTATTCGGCATCATTATTTTGTCGACCGCGCCCTGGCTTCCCGAGTCACCTCGCTGGCTGATCTCCAAGGGCCGCGTGGACGAAGCCGATTTCGTGCTGGCTCGTATCCAGGGAGAGGATACCACGCCCATATCACCCACTGTCATTGCGGAGCGCAATGAAATCCTACGAGCATACAGGGCTGAAACTGAAAACAAGGTCTCCTGGGGTATGCTCCTGCGTGGCCAGGCCAAGGGCCCAGGCACTCTCCGACGCTTCCTTCTCGGTCTGGGCACGCAGATCATCGTTCAACTATCCGGCGTCAACGCCACCTCTTACTATCTGCCAACTGTGCTCAGCCAGTCCGTGGGGCTTGGGGAAAAGCTATCTCGCCTCCTAACCGCCGTTAACTCCGTTCACTACATATTCTTCTCCTACCTCGGCATGATGCTCATCGACAAATGGGGCCGCCGAGGCGCAATGCTAATCGGGTCCTCCGGATGTTCCGTCTGCTACTTCCTCCTCATGCTTCTGATCCGATTCAACCAGTACACAGACGACAGCGCCTCATCGTACAGATTCGGCGCCACATCCGTCACCATGATCTTCCTCTACTacgtcttcttcggcctcggctgGCAGGGCACAGCCTGGCTCTACAACACGGAGATCAACTCGCTGCACATGCGCATGACAGGCGCGTCCGCAAGCGTGGCCGCACAGTGGGCGATCAACTACATGGTCGTGCAGATTACGCCGATCGGGATCCAGAATCTGCGGTGGCGGTTTTACCTCATCTGGGTGTTCTTCAATGTATTCTCGATTCCGACGATCTATCTCCTCTACCCTGAGACGGCGAATAGGAggcttgaggatatcgataCGGTCTTCAAGGAGGGATTGCGGTTCTGGGTTTTCCGCGATAAGGAAGCGACGCAGCCGAAGAGACCTGCTCGTTTTGTTGCGATGGAGCAGCAGGGGCTTGAGGATGCGCGGGTAGAGGTTAAGAATGACATGGCGGGTGGAGTGGAGCAGATCGAGATACATCGGATCTGA
- a CDS encoding uncharacterized protein (COG:G;~EggNog:ENOG410PKDY;~InterPro:IPR011701,IPR036259;~PFAM:PF07690;~TransMembrane:6 (i29-49o132-152i164-182o188-209i221-242o254-275i);~go_function: GO:0022857 - transmembrane transporter activity [Evidence IEA];~go_process: GO:0055085 - transmembrane transport [Evidence IEA]) codes for MAASAFTGMISAPIFSHLGGAHGLSGWQWLFIVQGAVSLLASILSLILLPDTPRRTWWLTAEERVLADTRIARDVTNRTEAATSVWTGLREACTDPLTWVFCLMDCLHLSANGFKNFVPTLVKEVGFETTTALLLTCPPFVLAAFVTIMVGWNSGRMNERTWHITISKLVAIAGFIICVATLDTWVRYFGVMVFVSASYGVNTLILGWVSSVLAQSNEKRAVTLALCNTFGNLSAVYTPYLWPDSDAPRFVTAMASSIAFSAGVIACGWVLRFALMRANRRLRNENPEITNFYVY; via the exons ATGGCAGCCAGCGCCTTTACTGGCATGATCTCCGCTCCCATCTTCTCGCATTTAGGAGGCGCCCACGGACTTTCAGGATGGCAATG GCTCTTCATCGTTCAAGGCGCAGTATCGCTCTTGGCTTCCATCTTATCTCTCATTCTTTTACCAGACACACCAAGGCGGACGTGGTGGCTTACAGCTGAAGAGCGAGTACTAGCCG ATACGCGGATAGCCAGAGACGTCACAAACCGCACCGAAGCGGCCACAAGCGTCTGGACTGGACTCCGCGAGGCCTGCACTGATCCACTTACATGGGTCTTCTGCTTAATGGACTGCCTGCATCTCTCTGCCAACGGCTTCAAGAACTTTGTCCCAACACTCGTCAAGGAAGTCGGATTTGAGACTACCACTGCCCTCTTACTCACCTGTCCCCCATTTGTGCTGGCCGCATTTGTCACGATCATGGTCGGCTGGAACAGCGGCCGAATGAACGAACGGACCTGGCACATCACGATTTCGAAGCTGGTTGCCATTGCGGGCTTCATCATATGCGTCGCAACGCTTGACACGTGGGTTCGATACTTTGGCGTCATGGTCTTCGTGAGCGCATCCTATGGCGTGAATACTCTGATTTTGGGATGGGTGTCTAGTGTTCTCGCCCAGTCGAATGAGAAGAGGGCTGTGACGCTTGCGTTGTGCAATACATTTGGCAATTTGTCCGCGGTTTATACGCCGTATCTCTGGCCTGATAGTGATGCACCGCGCTTTGTCACAGCCATGGCGTCTTCGATCGCATTTTCAGCGGGTGTTATAGCTTGCGGCTGGGTGCTGAGGTTTGCGCTCATGAGGGCAAACAGGAGGCTGCGAAATGAGAATCCAGAAATTACAAACTTCTATGTATACTGA
- a CDS encoding uncharacterized protein (COG:F,H;~EggNog:ENOG410PH5N;~InterPro:IPR006083,IPR027417;~PFAM:PF00485;~go_function: GO:0005524 - ATP binding [Evidence IEA];~go_function: GO:0016301 - kinase activity [Evidence IEA]), which yields MTVLSAKTPDNVDRLARKVQCKNTSTITYIDPLIDSQALVTAKDTSERVLIGISGIPGSGKSTLAASVAARVNQLEKYSRQAAITLPMDGYHLSRAQLAAMPDPATAIHRRGAAFTFDAEAFYRLVQRLREPLTPSTPTIYVPSFDHAIKDPIADDIPIPSSAKIVIIEGLYLSLNREPWASAAALMDEIWFIDVDREIAQARLIKRHVASGIVPDIAAAEHRIESTDFLNADDILQNRLPVQDVIPGNRVGEIPDLDVG from the coding sequence ATGACTGTACTGAGTGCGAAGACGCCAGACAATGTCGATCGACTGGCCCGAAAAGTCCAATGTAAGAACACCTCAACCATAACGTACATTGACCCGCTAATCGACTCTCAAGCACTTGTCACAGCCAAAGACACAAGCGAGAGGGTCCTGATCGGTATATCAGGAATCCCAGGCTCCGGCAAGAGCACACTCGCAGCCTCTGTGGCAGCACGGGTCAATCAACTCGAGAAATACAGCCGCCAAGCCGCAATCACCCTGCCAATGGACGGGTACCATCTCTCCAGAGCACAGCTCGCCGCAATGCCTGATCCCGCAACCGCGATTCACCGTCGAGGCGCTGCCTTCACATTCGACGCAGAGGCATTCTACAGACTAGTTCAGCGTCTTCGAGAGCCATTGACGCCTTCGACTCCTACTATCTACGTGCCTTCGTTTGACCATGCCATCAAAGATCCTATCGCCGACGACATTCCCATTCCGTCCTCGGCCAAGATTGTTATAATCGAAGGCCTGTATCTGAGTCTCAACCGCGAGCCCTGGGCCTCCGCAGCTGCCCTGATGGACGAGATATGGTTTATCGATGTTGACCGCGAAATCGCTCAGGCGAGGCTTATCAAACGGCACGTTGCGTCTGGGATTGTGCCTGATATTGCCGCTGCAGAGCATCGGATTGAGAGCACAGACTTTCTGAACGCGGATGATATTCTCCAGAATAGACTGCCTGTACAGGACGTAATTCCAGGAAATCGAGTTGGTGAAATCCCGGATCTAGACGTCGGATAG
- a CDS encoding fungal specific transcription factor domain-containing protein (COG:S;~EggNog:ENOG410PICM), with translation MRSVPETKGQLFSAVKCHMDDRGSPCRRCAKHRLQCFVSKNLQTIIDEKTRYTDAILEDLENTHLVLRELVQRAGLPEPKVLQTTALRRSLQPDASHDINYNPSDCHIDDNGLSRDCSPDSVGEGSLPHAPMQSLYALTKLKSLRSPGVLDQQQGQDVNDFIGRGAISEIEAGRLFTLYRDGLDAFIYNIGCRYHSLDETRRKSPILTAAILTVAALHDPQSEDTYTICNSELRRLISLTMFDRRVSRDYLRAMCVASYWLSELSWRISGHTIRLASECELHDQHRQAVNSQSPDAADGARLWFILRVCDQRLATLYGRPAIVHEDLSIHEVQSFLQSPVSNHQDQRLLGQIALLDIFKSIRELFGSDRDKPIPRAYLHQLAHFNSQLDIWHRHWAESVSEHYEHIGVFPRKALHLHCQFAKLHLNSHVFRGLPAGQPIPHYFLDCAAAAISAATSTINFILSDPDVAALVVGMPSYLHCMTAFACTFLVKVDLKYGNDLIEPDPDYVWNLTTSLVQHFRSVPAGKWHLTKLMAPGLERMAAMLDPRKRAPLQSLVQGFPDIDGQFFSVAQESDFMDRFSGVGDGYEFNYTMNVGLPPLPCVGMDSSIQEFPSLC, from the exons ATGCGCAGCGTGCCGGAGACAAAAGGCCAGCTCTTTTCCGCG GTCAAATGTCATATGGACGATAGGGGTTCGCCATGCCGTCGGTGTGCAAAACATCGGTTGCAATGCTTTGTGAGTAAAAACTTGCAGACCATCATTGACGAGAAGACCCG ATACACGGATGCGATATTGGAGGATCTAGAGAATACGCACTTAGTTCTACGAGAACTGGTTCAAAGGGCTGGCCTGCCAGAACCCAAAGTGCTGCAAACCACGGCCCTTCGCAGGTCGCTGCAGCCAGATGCCAGCCACGATATCAACTACAACCCTAGCGACTGCCATATCGACGACAATGGTCTATCACGCGACTGCTCTCCTGACTCCGTGGGCGAGGGCTCCCTCCCTCACGCTCCTATGCAGTCTCTATATGCTCTGACTAAACTAAAGTCATTACGATCCCCAGGTGTACTCGACCAGCAACAAGGCCAGGACGTCAATGACTTTATTGGACGTGGCGCAATTAGCGAAATCGAGGCAGGGAGACTGTTCACACTGTACCGCGATGGTCTTGATGCCTTTATCTACAACATCGGTTGTCGTTACCATTCTCTAGACGAGACGCGGAGGAAGAGCCCTATCTTGACGGCTGCCATTCTCACAGTCGCGGCGCTCCACGACCCGCAGTCCGAAGACACCTACACTATCTGCAATTCCGAGCTACGCCGCTTGATATCCCTAACGATGTTCGACCGCCGCGTCAGCCGCGATTACCTCCGCGCCATGTGCGTCGCATCGTACTGGCTGAGCGAGCTGTCGTGGCGCATCTCTGGACACACCATCCGTCTTGCCTCCGAATGCGAATTGCATGACCAGCACAGACAGGCGGTTAATAGCCAGAGTCCCGACGCGGCTGATGGGGCGAGGCTGTGGTTCATCCTGCGCGTGTGTGATCAAAGACTGGCGACGCTGTATGGGCGCCCAGCAATTGTGCATGAGGATTTATCAATCCACGAGGTCCAGAGCTTCCTGCAGTCCCCTGTATCGAATCACCAGGATCAACGCTTACTGGGACAAATAGCCTTGCTGGACATTTTCAAGAGTATTCGAGAGCTGTTTGGCTCGGACAGGGACAAGCCCATCCCTCGAGCCTATCTCCATCAGCTTGCACATTTTAACAGCCAGCTCGACATCTGGCATAGACATTGGGCGGAATCAGTTTCTG AGCACTACGAGCACATTGGCGTCTTCCCACGCAAAGCCCTGCATTTGCATTGCCAGTTTGCAAAGCTGCATCTCAACTCCCACGTATTCCGAGGCCTCCCAGCCGGGCAGCCCATTCCGCATTATTTCCTGGACTGCGCCGCAGCCGCCATTTCCGCAGCGACATCCACAATCAATTTCATCCTCAGCGACCCCGACGTCGCCGCGCTGGTCGTCGGCATGCCGTCCTACTTGCACTGCATGACCGCCTTTGCGTGTACATTCCTTGTCAAGGTGGATCTCAAATATGGGAACGACCTTATCGAGCCAGACCCAGACTACGTCTGGAACCTCACTACGAGCCTTGTACAGCATTTCCGGTCTGTGCCGGCGGGTAAGTGGCACCTTACGAAACTGATGGCACCGGgcttggagaggatggcTGCGATGTTGGatccgaggaagagagcgcCGTTGCAATCCCTTGTACAGGGCTTTCCTGACATCGATGGGCAGTTCTTCTCTGTAGCCCAGGAATCGGATTTCATGGACCGTTTTTCGGGGGTTGGAGATGGTTATGAATTCAATTACACGATGAATGTTGGATTGCCGCCTCTGCCATGTGTGGGTATGGACTCGAGCATCCAAGAGTTTCCAAGTCTGTGTTAG